The following proteins come from a genomic window of Winogradskyella sp. PC-19:
- a CDS encoding ATP-dependent zinc protease: protein MPKKLLGRVDKIDFPELQLFNIDAKIDTGAYTSAIHCSDIIEQNNTLICTFNSEGHNNFKSEKVTFTDYSYTDVKSSNGHKENRYKIKTTVIFFGKKYRINLTLSTRDDMKFPVLIGRQFLKRKFIVDVDLIDQSYNLKK, encoded by the coding sequence ATGCCAAAAAAACTTTTGGGCAGAGTTGATAAAATTGACTTCCCAGAATTACAATTATTTAATATAGATGCCAAAATCGATACTGGTGCATATACATCTGCGATTCACTGTTCTGATATTATAGAGCAAAACAACACACTTATCTGTACGTTTAATAGTGAAGGTCATAATAACTTTAAGAGTGAAAAAGTCACATTTACCGACTATAGTTATACAGATGTAAAAAGTAGTAACGGCCACAAAGAAAACAGATACAAAATCAAAACAACAGTAATATTCTTTGGAAAGAAGTATCGAATTAACCTAACTTTAAGCACTAGAGACGATATGAAGTTTCCGGTCTTAATCGGTCGACAATTTTTAAAACGAAAGTTTATTGTCGATGTAGATTTAATAGATCAATCTTATAATTTAAAA